From the genome of Proteus vulgaris, one region includes:
- a CDS encoding MurR/RpiR family transcriptional regulator: MLDFLKNYDNLTISEKKVLKYLTDNIADIPYLNINDLVAKTFVSKTVIINLSQKLGFSGFKELKFQINNYILTQNKVEKTSTASYKKQLEKNINKTFTLINEEQIRECAKTLRHSRNIFIVARGTSKAVGYYLEHLLFALGLHCFFINDYNLSDSFTRLVNEDDTVIFISLSGGTKKIIETAKIVQLKEANIISMTAFNTNELTSYASHALFCFADNHDTKKDDTKSRIGFFMLVDLLINELEILL, translated from the coding sequence ATGCTGGATTTCCTAAAGAATTATGACAATTTAACCATCAGCGAAAAAAAAGTATTAAAATATCTCACCGATAATATTGCAGATATACCCTATTTAAATATTAATGATTTAGTTGCCAAAACGTTTGTGTCAAAAACGGTGATCATTAATTTATCGCAAAAGTTAGGATTTAGTGGATTTAAAGAGCTTAAATTCCAAATTAATAATTATATTTTGACTCAAAATAAAGTTGAGAAAACGAGCACAGCATCTTATAAAAAGCAATTAGAAAAAAATATTAATAAAACATTTACATTAATTAATGAAGAACAAATTCGAGAATGTGCGAAAACCTTACGTCATTCTAGGAATATTTTTATTGTGGCAAGGGGTACGAGTAAAGCAGTCGGTTATTACCTTGAACACCTTTTGTTTGCTTTAGGACTACATTGCTTTTTTATTAATGATTACAACTTATCTGACTCGTTTACTCGTCTTGTTAATGAAGACGACACAGTTATCTTTATTTCCCTTTCTGGTGGCACAAAAAAAATTATAGAAACAGCAAAAATTGTACAGTTAAAAGAAGCTAACATTATTAGCATGACAGCATTTAACACCAATGAATTAACCAGTTATGCAAGCCATGCCCTGTTTTGTTTTGCCGATAATCACGATACAAAAAAAGATGACACTAAATCACGCATTGGCTTTTTTATGCTGGTGGATTTACTGATAAATGAGCTAGAAATACTACTTTAA
- the yajD gene encoding HNH nuclease YajD, whose amino-acid sequence MALIPKNYARLESGYREKALKIYPWVCGRCAREFVYSNLRELTVHHIDHDHTNNPEDGSNWELLCLFCHDHEHSKYTEADQYGTTVVAGEDAQDDVGAATYNPFADLKSMLNKKK is encoded by the coding sequence ATGGCTCTGATCCCAAAAAACTATGCACGGTTGGAAAGTGGCTACCGTGAAAAAGCACTGAAAATCTACCCGTGGGTATGTGGACGTTGTGCTCGTGAGTTTGTTTATTCAAATTTACGTGAACTAACCGTTCATCATATTGATCACGACCATACCAATAACCCAGAAGACGGTAGTAACTGGGAGTTATTGTGTCTGTTTTGCCATGATCACGAACACTCTAAATACACAGAAGCAGACCAATACGGCACAACGGTTGTCGCTGGTGAAGATGCGCAAGACGATGTCGGTGCAGCAACCTATAATCCTTTTGCTGATTTAAAGTCGATGCTCAATAAGAAGAAATAG
- a CDS encoding cold-shock protein: MAMNGIITKWFEDKGFGFIKDENGDNRYFHVIKVANPALIKTDANVTFEPTTNTKGLSAYAVKVIPDSKYVYIAGERVKLTSIKSFRIYSEDVPADTHINKENTVLSVGTLMNSIRPKSADGANNMRPLRKLAITTMHGTEIIFTEDELDIDETVKALKL; this comes from the coding sequence ATGGCAATGAACGGAATAATCACAAAGTGGTTTGAAGATAAAGGTTTTGGATTTATTAAAGATGAAAACGGGGATAACCGTTATTTTCATGTGATTAAAGTTGCCAACCCTGCTTTGATAAAGACAGATGCAAATGTCACGTTTGAGCCGACCACCAATACCAAAGGTCTGTCTGCGTATGCGGTTAAAGTGATCCCAGATAGCAAATATGTTTATATTGCAGGTGAGCGAGTTAAACTGACATCTATTAAATCATTTCGAATTTATAGTGAAGATGTGCCTGCAGACACGCATATTAACAAAGAAAATACCGTACTTTCTGTTGGTACGTTAATGAATAGTATCAGACCAAAATCAGCGGATGGTGCTAATAATATGCGCCCGTTGAGAAAGCTTGCGATCACCACAATGCACGGAACTGAAATAATTTTCACTGAAGATGAACTTGATATCGATGAAACAGTAAAAGCACTTAAACTGTAA
- a CDS encoding DUF2543 family protein yields MNNEIHFKYYDMVEEYSLESTDPVAETEEDALALYFQLLLTKLMNNEEISESAQQEMAKEAGIDKKRIDDIAMFLNRWGNE; encoded by the coding sequence ATGAACAATGAAATCCACTTTAAATATTATGACATGGTAGAAGAGTATTCACTGGAATCAACCGATCCTGTTGCTGAGACCGAAGAAGATGCGCTTGCTCTTTACTTCCAGTTATTACTCACTAAATTAATGAATAATGAAGAAATTAGCGAATCGGCACAGCAAGAGATGGCAAAAGAAGCGGGTATTGATAAAAAACGCATTGATGATATCGCCATGTTTCTTAATCGCTGGGGTAACGAATAA
- a CDS encoding DUF2058 domain-containing protein, giving the protein MAKLTLQEQMLKAGLVTSKKMAKVQRTAKKSRVQAREAREAVEENKKAQLERDKLLSEQQKQATLSKEYKAQVKQLIEMNRIMPAKGDIDFNFTDNNVIKKIVVDKLTQSQLISGRLAIARLDNADKTEYAIIPASVADKITQRDVDCILLNNALSETEQDEDDPYADFKIPDDLMW; this is encoded by the coding sequence ATGGCAAAACTTACCTTACAAGAGCAAATGTTAAAAGCAGGGCTTGTGACCAGTAAAAAAATGGCAAAAGTCCAAAGAACGGCAAAAAAATCACGTGTTCAAGCGCGAGAAGCGAGAGAAGCCGTAGAAGAAAATAAAAAAGCTCAACTTGAGCGCGATAAACTGCTTAGTGAACAACAAAAACAAGCGACTTTATCTAAAGAATATAAAGCGCAAGTTAAGCAACTTATTGAGATGAATAGAATTATGCCAGCAAAAGGCGATATTGATTTTAATTTCACTGACAATAATGTGATTAAAAAAATTGTGGTGGATAAACTGACGCAATCTCAATTAATTAGTGGGCGTCTTGCTATTGCTCGTCTGGATAATGCAGATAAAACGGAATACGCGATTATTCCAGCCAGTGTTGCGGATAAAATCACACAAAGAGACGTGGACTGTATCTTGTTGAATAATGCACTGAGCGAGACAGAACAAGATGAAGACGATCCTTATGCTGATTTTAAAATTCCAGATGATTTGATGTGGTAA
- a CDS encoding class-II fumarase/aspartase family protein, protein MRALYDSKSKTIDDRGIKNLLSNEAKYSTWLMFEAMLAQAQAEYGFIPQSAADEIKEKAIIENIDFEEMNRIYQKIGHGFVPFLKVLVNACSEESGKYVHYGITTQNIQQSSQLYMMKTVHDKFMLLLSEIIENLSNLAEKTKHMVMAGRTHGRHAIPITYGYKVSVWISDFIDCYQRMKESEKRVFTIMMGGAVGAFNSMPEVGMKVQKRVAELVGMQAMEVPSRNLSTHKLEYMMNLALMANICHKIGEEVYSTTLEEIAEVSEGFTKGTVGSSTMPHKINPKLAKGIIANSQKLYSLPNVGMYSAVRPYEGDSSSYMLFDGLIEEALELTTEILLRTEELSRTIVPHEERMLHNVMRNKGLDNTEYVMMKMAEKLGKDKAHSLLYEEAIKTAADGEDFYTNLMKNETITAAFNADEIKAMLDPRSYIGLSVELAEKEAKRGLAISKEIKQSYK, encoded by the coding sequence ATGAGAGCGTTATACGATTCTAAAAGTAAAACAATTGACGATCGCGGTATTAAAAATCTGCTGTCCAATGAAGCTAAATACTCAACTTGGTTGATGTTTGAAGCAATGTTAGCGCAAGCACAAGCTGAATACGGTTTTATTCCACAGTCTGCCGCAGATGAAATTAAAGAAAAGGCGATTATAGAGAATATCGATTTTGAAGAGATGAACCGTATTTATCAAAAAATCGGTCATGGCTTTGTACCTTTCTTAAAAGTACTGGTGAATGCATGCTCTGAAGAGAGCGGTAAATATGTGCATTACGGTATTACTACACAAAACATACAGCAAAGTTCACAGCTGTATATGATGAAAACAGTACACGATAAGTTCATGTTATTGTTGAGCGAAATTATTGAAAATTTATCAAATCTCGCTGAAAAAACAAAACACATGGTAATGGCGGGGAGAACGCACGGTCGCCATGCTATTCCTATCACTTATGGGTATAAAGTTTCAGTGTGGATCAGCGATTTTATTGATTGCTACCAGCGCATGAAAGAGAGTGAGAAACGTGTATTCACCATTATGATGGGTGGCGCAGTAGGTGCTTTTAACTCAATGCCAGAAGTGGGGATGAAAGTACAAAAACGCGTTGCTGAATTAGTGGGTATGCAAGCAATGGAAGTACCATCACGTAATCTAAGTACGCATAAATTAGAGTACATGATGAACTTGGCACTGATGGCAAATATTTGCCATAAAATTGGTGAAGAAGTTTATAGCACTACATTAGAAGAAATTGCTGAGGTTTCTGAAGGATTTACAAAAGGTACTGTGGGTAGTAGCACGATGCCTCATAAAATTAATCCAAAATTAGCGAAAGGTATTATTGCTAACTCACAGAAACTGTACTCGTTACCTAATGTAGGGATGTACTCTGCGGTAAGACCTTATGAAGGTGATAGCAGTTCTTATATGCTATTCGATGGCTTAATTGAAGAAGCGTTAGAACTTACAACAGAAATTTTGTTAAGAACGGAAGAGCTTTCAAGAACCATCGTTCCTCATGAAGAGAGAATGCTACATAACGTGATGAGAAATAAGGGTTTAGATAATACCGAATACGTTATGATGAAAATGGCAGAAAAATTAGGTAAAGATAAAGCGCATTCACTGTTATATGAAGAAGCCATTAAAACGGCGGCAGATGGTGAAGATTTTTATACTAACCTAATGAAGAATGAAACTATTACAGCCGCTTTTAATGCAGATGAAATTAAGGCAATGCTTGATCCTCGCTCTTATATCGGTCTATCCGTTGAACTTGCTGAGAAAGAAGCGAAACGTGGATTAGCGATTTCTAAAGAAATTAAACAAAGCTATAAATAA
- a CDS encoding PTS transporter subunit EIIC, whose translation MARKKFSESIQRFGRTLLLPIGVLAPIGMILGISGALVQSYMIARFPFLGNETVNALLVSIRSIAGVVFDNIPLLFAMGVAYGMSHKDKGIAVFASVVGYLTLISTINIWLVLTGKLADPAIMTQVGQIKVLGIQTMNISAAGGIITGLIAAWATDKFYNLELPTAFAFFSGKKSVAIIMVGLMIGVGALLPFIWEVLVMGLTKLSAVFLSPVGPFFTAGGERLFIPFGLHHVWNVLFRFTEAGGSYVIDGQTYVGVVPAMTEVLFNQGPSSEYWAMMPSLTRFMAQQQMLVTLFLFPAIALAIYKTSKKENRAEVKSMLVTMVLTAMLGNVTEPLEFTFVFIAPLLYLIYAIIVGIGAVLLSFAGVAIGYIRGTVFDFTIFGLLYEHTNWIFLVLIGSVLAVVTYFIFYWAIVKFDIKTPGREESSNMKNTLIKEKRYGEIAEILIQALGGKQNIRNVDNCITRLRIDINEVNQINKELMLESGCTAFFFPAANHVHVVYGPKVEFVRNAVDEAMKK comes from the coding sequence ATGGCCAGGAAAAAGTTCAGCGAATCTATTCAGCGCTTTGGTAGAACCCTACTTCTACCAATCGGTGTATTAGCACCTATCGGTATGATCTTGGGGATCAGTGGTGCTTTAGTTCAGTCTTATATGATTGCACGCTTTCCTTTCTTAGGAAATGAAACAGTCAATGCTTTATTAGTCAGTATCCGTTCTATTGCAGGTGTGGTGTTTGACAATATTCCACTTCTATTTGCAATGGGGGTGGCGTATGGAATGAGCCATAAAGATAAGGGGATCGCGGTCTTTGCCTCCGTGGTGGGCTATTTAACTTTGATAAGTACAATCAATATCTGGTTGGTATTGACTGGAAAACTGGCTGATCCTGCCATTATGACGCAGGTTGGGCAAATCAAGGTTTTGGGTATACAAACCATGAATATCAGTGCCGCAGGGGGGATTATCACAGGATTAATCGCTGCATGGGCTACCGATAAATTTTATAACCTTGAATTGCCAACGGCATTTGCCTTCTTCTCAGGAAAAAAATCTGTCGCCATTATTATGGTCGGATTAATGATTGGCGTAGGTGCATTGCTGCCATTTATTTGGGAAGTATTAGTCATGGGCTTAACTAAGCTCTCAGCTGTCTTCTTAAGTCCTGTTGGACCTTTCTTTACCGCAGGTGGTGAGCGTCTATTTATTCCATTTGGTTTACACCACGTCTGGAACGTTCTGTTTAGATTTACTGAAGCCGGTGGTTCTTATGTGATTGATGGGCAAACCTATGTGGGCGTTGTTCCAGCAATGACAGAAGTATTATTTAACCAAGGGCCAAGTAGTGAATATTGGGCAATGATGCCAAGTCTGACGCGTTTTATGGCTCAGCAACAAATGTTGGTTACGTTGTTCTTATTCCCTGCGATTGCATTAGCAATTTATAAAACCTCGAAAAAAGAGAACCGTGCTGAAGTTAAATCGATGCTGGTGACGATGGTCTTAACTGCAATGTTAGGTAACGTGACTGAACCTCTTGAATTCACCTTCGTCTTTATCGCACCACTACTCTATTTAATTTACGCGATTATCGTGGGTATTGGCGCGGTTCTGCTCTCTTTTGCTGGTGTTGCAATTGGTTATATCCGAGGCACCGTCTTTGACTTTACTATCTTTGGTTTACTGTACGAACACACTAACTGGATCTTCTTAGTGCTGATTGGGAGTGTGCTTGCGGTTGTGACCTACTTCATTTTCTACTGGGCTATCGTCAAATTTGATATCAAAACACCGGGTAGAGAAGAATCAAGCAATATGAAAAACACGCTAATCAAAGAAAAACGTTATGGCGAAATTGCAGAAATCTTAATCCAAGCGTTAGGTGGTAAACAAAATATTCGTAATGTTGATAACTGTATTACACGACTACGTATTGATATTAATGAAGTTAATCAAATAAATAAAGAATTAATGTTGGAGTCTGGATGTACAGCATTCTTCTTTCCAGCAGCAAACCATGTCCATGTCGTTTATGGCCCTAAAGTCGAATTTGTTCGCAATGCTGTTGATGAAGCAATGAAGAAATAA
- the prlC gene encoding oligopeptidase A, with amino-acid sequence MSNPLLSTTGLPAFSQIKPEHVVPALKEVLTTYRETVEKLLAENTQFNWDNLCQPLAEAGDKLSRVWSPVSHLNSVKNSTELREAYEQSLPLLSEFSTWMGQHEGLYQAYKSIKESADFNALTQPQKKAIENALRDFELSGIGLPKEKQQRFGEISARMSELGAKYGNNVLDATMGWSKLITDVEDLSGMPQSAIDAAKAIAQAKEQEGYLLTLDMPSYLPVMTYADNRELRKEMSIAYSTRASDQGPNAGQWDNSEIIAEILALRHELAQLLGFNNYAEKSLATKMAESPEQVLSFLTDLAQRAHPQGKEELAELTQFAKEHYGVDKLESWDLAYYSEKQKQHLFSIDDEQLRPYFPEQRALSGLFEVVHRIYGLTAKERNDIDTWHDDVRFFELYDDSNTLRGSFYLDLYAREHKRGGAWMDDCMGRMRHADGKLQNPVAYLTCNFNKPIGDKPALFTHNEVTTLFHEFGHGLHHMLTQIDTADVAGINGVPWDAVELPSQFMENWCWEPEALAFISGHYETGEPLPQAMLDNMLKAKNYQSAMFVLRQLEFGLFDFRLHAEYDPAKGARVMETLTSVKEQVSVVPSTPWARFPHAFSHIFAGGYAAGYYSYLWADVLAADAFSRFSEEGIFNRETGQSFLDNILTRGGSEEPMELFKRFRGREPKLDAMLKGYGIKG; translated from the coding sequence ATGTCAAATCCATTACTTAGCACAACGGGATTACCTGCATTTTCCCAGATCAAACCAGAACATGTTGTTCCTGCATTAAAAGAAGTATTAACAACTTACCGTGAAACAGTTGAAAAATTACTGGCTGAAAATACCCAATTTAACTGGGATAACCTTTGTCAGCCATTAGCAGAAGCAGGCGATAAACTTTCTCGTGTTTGGTCTCCAGTCAGTCATTTGAATTCTGTCAAAAATAGCACTGAACTACGTGAAGCGTATGAACAAAGTTTACCATTGCTGTCTGAGTTCAGTACGTGGATGGGGCAACATGAAGGCTTATATCAAGCTTATAAATCAATTAAAGAAAGTGCTGATTTTAATGCATTAACTCAACCACAAAAAAAAGCAATTGAAAACGCATTACGTGACTTTGAATTGTCAGGTATCGGTTTACCCAAAGAGAAACAGCAGCGTTTTGGTGAAATCAGCGCGCGTATGTCTGAGTTAGGCGCTAAATATGGAAATAATGTATTAGATGCAACAATGGGTTGGTCTAAACTAATTACTGATGTAGAAGATTTATCCGGTATGCCTCAAAGTGCTATTGATGCTGCAAAAGCTATTGCACAAGCCAAAGAGCAAGAAGGCTACCTATTAACGCTTGATATGCCAAGCTATCTGCCTGTCATGACATATGCTGATAATCGTGAACTAAGAAAAGAGATGAGTATCGCTTATAGTACGCGAGCCTCCGATCAAGGCCCAAATGCAGGTCAGTGGGATAATAGCGAAATTATCGCTGAAATCCTTGCATTACGCCACGAACTCGCTCAACTCCTTGGTTTCAATAATTATGCTGAAAAGTCACTCGCCACTAAAATGGCAGAGTCTCCAGAACAAGTCCTTAGTTTTTTAACTGACTTAGCACAACGCGCTCACCCACAAGGTAAAGAAGAGTTAGCTGAACTCACACAATTTGCAAAAGAGCACTATGGCGTTGATAAATTAGAATCATGGGATTTGGCTTACTATAGCGAAAAACAGAAACAACATCTGTTCTCAATCGATGATGAGCAACTGCGTCCTTACTTCCCTGAACAACGTGCTTTAAGTGGCTTATTTGAAGTTGTTCATCGTATCTATGGTTTAACTGCTAAAGAACGTAACGACATAGACACTTGGCATGATGATGTTCGTTTCTTTGAGCTTTACGATGACAGTAACACCTTGCGTGGTAGCTTCTATCTTGATTTGTATGCGCGTGAACACAAACGTGGTGGTGCTTGGATGGATGACTGCATGGGAAGAATGCGTCATGCCGATGGCAAGCTACAAAACCCTGTTGCTTATCTCACCTGTAACTTCAATAAGCCTATAGGTGATAAACCAGCACTGTTTACTCATAACGAAGTCACCACACTTTTCCATGAGTTTGGCCATGGCTTACATCATATGTTAACGCAAATTGATACTGCCGATGTTGCAGGCATTAACGGTGTACCATGGGATGCTGTTGAATTACCAAGCCAATTTATGGAAAACTGGTGTTGGGAGCCTGAAGCATTAGCCTTTATTTCTGGCCATTATGAAACTGGCGAACCATTACCACAGGCAATGCTTGATAATATGCTTAAAGCAAAAAATTATCAGTCAGCAATGTTTGTATTACGCCAATTAGAATTTGGTCTGTTTGATTTCCGTTTACATGCTGAATATGATCCCGCTAAGGGAGCTCGTGTGATGGAAACCTTAACTAGTGTGAAAGAGCAAGTTTCTGTTGTTCCTTCAACACCTTGGGCTCGTTTCCCTCATGCCTTTAGCCATATATTTGCAGGTGGTTATGCCGCAGGTTATTACAGCTATTTATGGGCTGATGTGCTTGCAGCTGATGCCTTCTCTCGTTTCTCCGAAGAAGGAATTTTTAACCGCGAAACAGGCCAATCATTCCTAGATAATATTTTAACTCGTGGCGGTTCTGAAGAGCCAATGGAACTGTTTAAACGCTTCCGTGGTCGTGAGCCAAAACTTGATGCTATGCTTAAAGGCTACGGCATTAAAGGATGA
- a CDS encoding sodium-dependent transporter, which yields MSQQWTSRVGHILAAAGSAIGIGAIWKFSYVAANNGGGAFLIVFLLFSFIIGLAVLLAENILGSSTHAEAVNAFKKMMGRNWVIIGVIGVFSSWCIYSFYSVVGGWTIGYTVMAATGQLNITDSAELTGIFTRFISDPLWPILAHLAFAGLTCFVVLAGVQRGLEKAVKIMMPMLFIIMILLIIVGISLPGSSEGLKLFLYPDFSKLTPQGVLDALGLAFFSLSIGLGIHITYSAYLADNKGIANSSMWVVILSCMVCVLAGLMIFPALSAAGLEPNAGPGLTFMTMPVYFANLPGGNILAVTFFVLLLMAALTSAISLLEHIVAYVQMRFQWTRRRAGLVVTASIMLMGIPVSLSFGPMSDVTFAGKTVFDLLDYLTSNILMPLFGIAMCLIFGWSRRANALIPENISGVKRQCLLLVWRYIGPICIGIILIHGLIG from the coding sequence ATGAGTCAACAATGGACATCAAGAGTCGGCCATATCTTAGCAGCCGCAGGATCGGCAATCGGTATTGGCGCAATCTGGAAGTTTTCTTATGTCGCAGCCAATAATGGTGGCGGTGCATTTTTAATTGTCTTTTTGTTATTTAGTTTCATTATTGGGCTTGCTGTATTACTGGCTGAGAATATCTTAGGCAGTAGCACACACGCAGAAGCCGTTAATGCCTTTAAAAAAATGATGGGACGCAATTGGGTCATCATTGGCGTTATTGGTGTATTCAGCTCTTGGTGTATTTATAGCTTTTATAGTGTTGTAGGTGGTTGGACAATTGGCTATACCGTTATGGCAGCAACAGGCCAGTTGAATATTACAGATAGCGCTGAATTAACTGGTATTTTTACCCGCTTTATTAGTGATCCTTTATGGCCTATTTTGGCTCACCTTGCCTTTGCTGGATTAACCTGTTTTGTAGTTTTAGCGGGTGTACAACGTGGATTAGAAAAAGCCGTCAAAATCATGATGCCAATGTTATTTATCATTATGATTTTATTGATTATTGTTGGTATCAGCTTACCCGGTTCTTCTGAAGGTTTAAAATTATTTTTATACCCTGATTTTAGTAAGTTAACCCCTCAAGGCGTATTAGATGCATTAGGATTAGCCTTCTTCTCACTGTCTATCGGTTTAGGCATTCATATCACTTACAGTGCTTATTTAGCAGATAATAAAGGTATTGCTAACTCCAGTATGTGGGTGGTTATTTTATCTTGTATGGTGTGTGTGCTTGCCGGATTAATGATTTTCCCTGCATTATCTGCCGCAGGCTTAGAGCCTAATGCTGGCCCTGGTTTAACCTTTATGACTATGCCAGTCTATTTTGCCAACTTACCCGGCGGTAATATTTTAGCAGTGACTTTCTTTGTCTTGTTATTAATGGCGGCGTTAACCTCTGCAATTTCATTACTTGAACATATCGTGGCTTATGTACAGATGCGTTTTCAATGGACTCGTCGTCGTGCAGGGTTAGTGGTTACAGCCTCTATTATGCTGATGGGTATTCCTGTTTCATTATCTTTCGGCCCTATGAGTGATGTGACATTCGCAGGTAAAACGGTCTTTGATTTGTTGGATTACCTGACTTCTAATATTTTGATGCCACTGTTCGGTATCGCAATGTGTTTAATCTTTGGTTGGTCACGTAGAGCAAATGCCTTGATCCCTGAAAATATCTCAGGAGTAAAACGCCAATGCTTATTATTGGTTTGGCGTTATATTGGTCCAATTTGTATCGGAATTATTTTAATTCATGGATTGATTGGCTAA
- the rsmJ gene encoding 16S rRNA (guanine(1516)-N(2))-methyltransferase RsmJ, with protein sequence MNICLLCEEGADNSALSDLAQRWGLVHDETQTMALVLTPTHLELRKQDEPKLGGIYVDFVEGTMAHRRKFGGGRGEAVAKAVGIKKDYLPDVVDATAGLGRDAFVLASIGCKVRMVERHPVVAALLEDGLKRAYLDADIGEWMQERMTLIHASSAQALTEITPPPDVVYLDPMYPHKTKSALVKKEMRVFQSLVGADEDADALLEPAITLAKKRVVVKRPDYAEPLNNQPAHANVTTKNHRFDIYPCV encoded by the coding sequence GTGAATATCTGTTTACTTTGTGAAGAAGGCGCTGATAACAGCGCCTTATCAGATTTAGCGCAACGTTGGGGATTAGTTCACGACGAAACGCAAACAATGGCTTTAGTGTTAACGCCGACTCACCTTGAATTACGCAAACAAGATGAACCTAAATTAGGTGGCATCTATGTGGATTTCGTAGAAGGCACCATGGCACATCGTCGTAAATTTGGCGGTGGTCGAGGTGAAGCGGTGGCAAAAGCAGTTGGGATCAAAAAAGACTATCTGCCTGATGTTGTTGATGCAACAGCAGGACTTGGCCGTGATGCATTTGTTTTAGCATCTATTGGTTGCAAAGTCAGAATGGTAGAGCGTCACCCCGTAGTTGCAGCATTACTTGAAGATGGGTTAAAACGTGCTTATCTTGATGCTGACATTGGTGAATGGATGCAAGAAAGAATGACGTTAATTCATGCCTCTTCTGCCCAAGCACTCACTGAGATCACGCCTCCTCCTGATGTTGTCTATCTTGATCCGATGTACCCACATAAAACAAAAAGTGCATTAGTCAAAAAAGAGATGCGAGTGTTCCAATCTTTAGTCGGTGCAGATGAAGATGCAGATGCGCTACTAGAACCTGCAATCACGTTGGCAAAAAAACGTGTTGTCGTAAAACGTCCTGATTATGCTGAGCCATTAAATAATCAGCCTGCACACGCCAATGTAACAACAAAAAATCACCGTTTTGATATTTACCCTTGTGTATAA
- a CDS encoding RluA family pseudouridine synthase — MSTIIDTFIAPPCHDEIEILYQDEHLVLINKPTGLLSLSGKNPQNIDSVHYRLVKLFPGCTLVHRLDFGTSGLMVIARNKAINALLCQQFSQRSVTKVYNALLCGHLKENEGVIDAPIAKDPALFPRMSICPINGKPARSGYHVIERFYHTLENGTLLPLTRVQFTPETGRTHQLRIHSQFIGHPILGCDLYGGYEGGLIEGMVRTEGTPRLMLHASELHFVHPISQVPIKAHCKSPF, encoded by the coding sequence ATGTCTACGATTATCGATACTTTTATTGCCCCACCTTGCCATGATGAAATCGAGATCCTCTATCAAGACGAACATTTAGTCCTTATCAATAAACCCACAGGGCTATTGAGTTTATCAGGAAAAAATCCACAAAATATAGACTCGGTACATTATCGATTAGTGAAGCTATTTCCGGGATGTACTCTCGTTCATCGACTTGATTTTGGGACATCTGGATTGATGGTTATTGCGCGTAATAAAGCAATCAATGCCCTTTTGTGTCAGCAATTTAGCCAGCGCAGTGTCACCAAGGTATACAACGCACTACTATGTGGTCATTTGAAAGAGAATGAAGGAGTGATTGATGCACCGATTGCAAAAGATCCCGCTCTGTTTCCACGCATGTCGATTTGCCCTATTAATGGTAAACCGGCTCGCTCTGGTTATCACGTTATTGAGCGTTTTTATCATACGTTAGAAAATGGAACGTTGTTACCTCTAACACGGGTACAATTTACGCCTGAAACAGGAAGAACGCATCAACTTCGTATTCACAGCCAGTTTATAGGGCATCCTATTTTAGGTTGTGATTTATATGGTGGGTACGAGGGAGGCTTAATTGAAGGAATGGTAAGAACTGAAGGGACTCCGCGACTTATGCTTCATGCGAGTGAACTTCATTTTGTTCACCCTATTAGCCAAGTGCCAATAAAAGCACACTGCAAGAGCCCGTTTTAA
- a CDS encoding YibL family ribosome-associated protein encodes MKEIEKAKIKLLSDRLDLIRHKMANISPSDEVEKAEKYAEFEKEKVELEAEIAHLKAVRNNKLSKEAQKLEDMPFKRLITKKEQADIGKLKKAVRGLVIVHPMTALGREMGLEGMTGFSKTDF; translated from the coding sequence ATGAAAGAAATCGAAAAAGCAAAAATTAAACTCCTTAGCGACCGTTTAGACCTTATTCGTCACAAGATGGCAAATATCTCTCCGTCAGATGAAGTAGAAAAAGCGGAGAAATACGCAGAGTTTGAGAAAGAAAAAGTAGAACTGGAAGCTGAAATTGCTCATCTGAAAGCAGTACGTAACAATAAACTAAGTAAAGAAGCGCAGAAATTAGAGGATATGCCATTCAAACGCCTCATCACTAAGAAAGAACAGGCTGATATTGGTAAGCTAAAGAAAGCCGTGCGAGGCTTGGTTATTGTCCATCCAATGACGGCATTAGGCCGTGAAATGGGGCTAGAGGGAATGACTGGTTTTTCTAAAACTGATTTCTAG